The sequence GGAATGCTAAATTCACGTAAATAAGCAAGAAATGTATACAAGCTCTTtcttttacatttgaaatatgCAGAAACTAGATCATTTTTTTTCTGTTGACTCTGTAATAAATAATCACTTTCAACAGGAAGCTGATATTCAACTGTTTGTGGCAGAACAAAATCGTTTGCTGATAATGAGATTAAAAAAAGGAAAGGAACGGCCCATAAGAAAAATGTAAAATATGCTATGAGGTAAGAGAATGGACTTGGGTTGTGTGAAAATACACGAAATGCGACTAAGTGGTGAATAATTAACATGAAAGCACTACCGAGAAAGCTAAACGACTGATAATGGAAAGCTGGAAATGTTTTTAACATTGAACTGTAAAAACAATGACAAACTAATCCAGTCAGTACAAGTATTACAGGAACATCATCCGTTATCAGAAGAATGAAATGAAGTACTATCTCTGCATATATTGTATAGCGTATTATCTTGCCCGTAGTGACAATATATTCTTCCACTAGCTCAGTTACGTAAAACAAACCAACGGTGATGCAAAACAATATTATGAATAGGTAAAACAGCAATGCCAAATAAGAAAAAATCCACAGAATAGAAAACTAGAATTAGTATGATTAAGCTAATAAGAGTGACCTACCATAGACAATCCAAGTTAATATGGTTCTTTCAAGTTTACAATTTCTAGCATAAAATTTACCTGAAATAAATGCAGTTAATATGAGAGTAGAAAGACTTGAAAGAATCCATTTCAAAGAGCAGCTGATTACCAACCATATTTTACTTTGCAGACTAGCTTACGATAAAAGCGTGTAAGTTATTCATCTTCTGTGACAAAGACCTACGAACCTAGAAGCCAGTCATCAAATATCAGGTTAAGATCCACACTTTTTGCTTTATTGTCAAGTTTACagaaaaaaagttattttaatgaaatgagTTATCAACTACGTGTTAAGCGAACAAGTTGGACATTGATCCGTTTATGGGATTTAAACATGAATTGTTGTGCGACAGTATCAGCTAACTTGCTGCCTTATTTAACCTTTTCCCAAAAAGTGTTGATTTGGCTGTAAAGCAATTAGAATTTTTTATTTAGTGCAGCTTTCAAAGAGAAATCGAAGTAATATATTGGACGAATAGAGATTTCTTCAAACATTTTTGGTGGCCTCCACTTCGTAATATTTATTCAGAACTACCCTTAATATTaatcagtcacaacgtagaatttGGCACGTATGTACACCGGTCCAAGTTCCCATGCTCCGTTAGCACAGAAGGATGAAATGTTTAGGTGAATTCCCAGAATATtcgaggtagtaacagtatcaatgGTGACAGAAAAGACTAGGCATGAAATATACGATTCGAGAAATGGATAAACCTGCATCATTGCGAACGATTTTGATCTATACAATCCAAAGTCTCCAATCATTAGTTACGATAGCAACAGAGCTACTAAAAGATGGGACGGTAGTGACAGTGTATGAGTGATCTTTATCGAAAAAAACTGGGACCAATCTAAGGATAAGTAAGCCATAAACACACTAGAATCTATCATGTACGCGCACCGGCTCAAGTCGCCATATCATATGAGGACAGTAAGGTACTCGAAACATATGATCAAATATTGTAATTTCGGCATCATGTAACTTACATATAAGTGCTCCACCAATAAAAATTCTATTAAACTCTTGTATACATTGAATTTTAAAAACGATAAAGCGGTTGAGTAAAGTCTAAATATATACGTTGCCAAAAAGAGTATGCCCTTGAACAAGACTGGTAAGAACCTGGACCACCATTAATGAATATGagttatatcagaaggggttttgtgaagctagaccaccatggaaaaactcaAACCCTGGCTTcaaatcttgcgaggcgggatcgtggatgcgcactgctgtagAGTCCCACAGGAGGACGAAACGgtaatccagtgcttccaggttttccatggtgatctagcttcaattgactcatgatctcaactattggaaaAAGAGTATGATTACCAACTAATCTTGTGACGATTTTATTGCCAACTAAGCCCTATACCAATTGCCAAACAGTAAGCGAATTCTATTATGATTGGAGGGTCAGAGATCTAATTGCAACATACTAGTTTGTGAATCCAGACAAGCTAACTGGAGAAGTATAGAATATCTTGAGAGGAGATGACATTACAGAAATCCCTTGCTGTTGCCTTATAGAAACTCAGGCGTTCTAAGTGAACTAAACCCAATAAGAGCTGAAAGCTTGTCAGATTGTTTCAGTGAGATTTACGCTGCATACAGCAATGTTAAGAGGACAAAAAGTGACGGGATACTTCATAAAGGTAAATCAATGCATGAAAAATAGTGCCTTTAGAATTTAATGAGTTATGAACCTGTAAGTCGGTGTGGTGTTATCCATATCACTTAGGTTGGCTGAAAATCATTATCAATACGAGTGCACTAATCTACATCTGACACAGTTAGGGTCACCACCACACTAACGATTGAACATGTTTACTACAAGTTCCGAAAGATGTAGATTTAAGCAACATACCTGAATTTAAAACAACAATATAACGCAGTGTAGTCAGCAACCACGAAATATGTGTTGTAACCAAATCATATAGCTTTCAAATGACTTAGCGAAATGTCCAAGAATTTCAGTCGTACTTAATGGGAATTAAAAAAATCTAGCATGAAAAAGCATCACGATTGACCAAGGGAGCTGATAATCGTGAGCTTTTCTGAAGGCAAAAAGTTCGTGACAGGAATTTATAACTACTACAAGGAAAAATTGACGCCACCACCCATCCATTTTCTTTGTGGTGCGTTTAAGGATTTCACATAAACACCCCGCATCTTAAATAATGACGTATATATCTTTTTTTTCAAGACCAACCACTCACAAGCATTGGGAAAGGGTAAAGAACCAGCAATCGTATCTACCAGTAGCCTCTACTGAAGtcctaattttttaaaaaaatgaggAATAATAAGAAAAACCAGTATACGAATAAATCCGCCCTCCCCCAGTGGCAACTTAAAAGAAAATTGAACCTTTAAATAGATACTTGGTGCAAGGGTCAACATGTGGTAAACGACTAGCGACATAGGGCTTATCAATGAAAACCCCACTAAGCTAAACTGCTCCCCAACTGAATTTGAAGTATGTCTTCGTGAATGTGAATTGGCAAGCGATGTTAACTCAAAAttgttattcattgaaataactTAACCGGGAAGTAGCTCGACCCACCGTACTTCTGATAAAGTCTTAGGGGTGTCGTCCACTGACAGAGGTTGCTGAGCACTTGAGGGTCAAACCGTCGCAAAACGATTGGTGCATCACCTCGGCAATTCGTAGGGTTTTGCAGAAGCAGTCAGGTCAATACAATTTTAGATGTGATTTGAGTCCAACTACACTATGTCTTCAGTcttcttcagtaataaggatagtaggttggtgaacctgtgttaatcctgacagattgccttccagtgaaggtccagtttCGCCTTGAAAATATttactgatggggctgataccacttgttcgggtaaggcgttccaatcattgactactcgatgagaaaaacgggaccccactataagtttattagatcgcggtttatgaaccttcttacTATGAcgtcggagattattagtgctggagggagcaaaaagataagacatattaacacccaaatcataattaaagatacgaaatgtcagtataaggtcacctcgcgtcttacgatacgacaaggggaaaaggtttaggcgttttaaacgctcatcgtaagggagtctagaaagacctttcactaatttcgttcccacacgctggacacgctcaagcgAGTTAGTATCCTCTACCAGACATGGGCTAGCtacttggatacagtactctaaatgtggtcttacataggtgggatataaaattcgaaacatttcctcgtcaaaagatttgaacgcacggcgaagtgaccataacgcacgaaaatgTCTGATAACGTCCATCCTTCAAGCAACTAAAGTGACGCCATCGTAATGATGCACGATGTAGGACGAACCTTCAACGACAGTCATCACGATTTACAAGTTGGGACAATTCCGGGGCTTATTTGAAAGAAGTACATAAGGTAATAGAACTTGTGGTTGATAACTTTTTATAGTATACGCACGCTAAGTATGTCATGTCAGtatgtaaaaaaataatgaCCCAACTCAAGTATTTTTTCATCAGATATGATTGTACTTGTGGACGCAAATGCAATGAGTCAGAATCTGATACTTGTCTTCAAGATGTAGATGATGATAGTGATCATCATTCTTCCGAAGAGCATTCACTTTCTAACTCACCACCACAACCTAGACATAGATGAAGTCGGTCATCCACGCAtgctttatttcaaataaatttattctttaaCTCGAAATATTGCCACTGTCAACCTGGATTTTGGGTCCGTGTAGTAAACGGTGAGCTAAAAGTCACCTTTACTAAAACCGTGCACAACCACCCTTGCACAGAAGGATATATTTTTGCATATCCTTCGACACAATGATTGTCACCAAGTGAACGACTATATTTAAGACCGTTTCTGTTGAGTAATACGCCATCTCGTAGGTTACAACATCTGTTATCTTGGAAGATCTACAAACAACTTACCGAGGCCTCGGCGATATCGTCCGGACGATATCGCCAAAATGCGATCACAGTTGTTCGCAGGTTATTAGACTTACACTCTAATTAATTAGATTTAGGCACTGAAAATATCAACGAGATTTAACAGCACGTTCAGTCAAACACTGAAGTAAAGGTATTCGATGAAAATGGGAACATATATATGACTTGCTTCAGTGTCAGGGGAAAAATAGTTATTTACCACGCGTTCTCAGATGTATCAGTGTAAATTTATTTACGATTAATTTAAACTTTCGGTTGTGCGCGAAGTCGGAAGAAAAAAGTAGAGCAAGAAGTTGTCACGATACCAGTGTCGTTAACGTACGTCTTAACGCACGAGTTCATATAATGCGACTTCCCCTCAAGGTCGATTTTCAGTCTTCATTAGTATGGATAAGACGTCTATCAACCTATATTAATTCTTACAATCTGTAACACTGTGGAGGCTCAATCTTTTTTTGAATACATCAGCAGAAGGTGCTGGTATTACACGTTGTTGCAGAGAATTACAGTAATTCATTACTcagtgcgagaaacggaactccagacatAGTTTATTCGTTCTCTTATCCCaccaaagaaagctatatttcagcgttAATcgaagaagaaataaacaagttatacgaatggactgttttgTGGAATTCGCTACTtgatgttgacaaaagtggatttagtCACATTGGCCGCTGTCTTAactttgtagtgtcagttattatgccaagcccatataccttattttagctttcggacatcccattctattcattttacttgagccatattttgaccttgtcaattattcgcttgtcaatcttgactgtttttatatgagcgtatatgtgtgtgcccttcttattccattaatcacatgtctgtatctttattttgtctgactataaatattgagtaacgcttgactaaaatggggttggcttcccagccatcttccatacgtggcATTTTTGCTTTGCTATGCTTCATTCgtttcatgtacgaaatatatgtattctcaaatcaattctcgttattcgacttatttaattccgttattggataacgcgatttaagtcgacgatgatatacgagaataggtgatagcaaacattcgtacgccctaaatggagtcagatcaaaCGGGCCACAAaaacttaaatctgactatacacaaacatacactgaAACCTCTCAACACCTTTCATGACTTTGATTTAAGATAAGCAgcagtctgaacttttccgaGCACATtgcatctcaagtatccaaatcTAGGAAACTCATcggattcataatgataaacttcaataatatcgaatcgagatcgttattatacagaaaatgtattttACCCATTCtcgaatatggtattttagtttacagtaattgcaggaATAAAGATCTGGTTAAAACTGAAGGTGTTCACAGGAGGTTCACCAAAGCagttctggggtattccgacAACAAAtactatcaccaaagatgtcaacaactcaaactAACACCTCTccggatcagacgtatcaaattttcagtttcagtttgggaaggacaggaggcttgatggcctgtatTAGTCCTGgtaatggtggtctctcagttgatccaactttcttttgaaagagtcgacggatggagcctcaaccacgtgctgaggtaatgagttccactcgttgatgattcgatgggaaagtcgatagtcagctgacaggTAATTCGTCcttggcttgtgaacttttttagagtgtcctcgtaaattctctgttttggaagacaagcaAAATGGGTGCATATCAGGTGCGaatttggcactaagcaatttgaaatcTGTAACcgagtcgcctctagttctgcgatatgacaacgggaaaaggtcttgtctttatctaccagCTTAtcaacggtatttcctactcttcggtatccaccccttcatactctatgatatcatcccacaatctacgcaataaggaaaatattcaagaacccacacaaacttacgccataattttttcgttattcgctactcaaccatatGGAACCGACTGACAATGAACCttcgttgcagtgaaactactaCCCAGTTCagaagtctccttgatgattttctttccgaaagtgaattgtgtcacctattgaatatcaatgtatttattaatgatttatacaaacaagatCCGTCATCCCTCTAACTGACTGAAAAGCAAAATgtaacctttgaaacttttcacgcccattttatttttattcatcttaatatatgTAGTCTGCTTATTTTCTTATCTATAATTATtgctgttattaatatcattattggtcCCACAACACATTAAGTATTTTTTCatctcttcttatccttctaaacatatttaattcctgattgtcctttgaaattaattgtgacttccatagcatcattcttaactattattgcacaaatgtttatactaatatctGGTTTCACTCTGtttactattacataaatttaCACGTATTTATCCCAGAGCAGTAAATTATTTTTGGAAATTGTTGGCTCGCTTCAGAGGTTGATATCTATTAcacaattgttattattattgttatcataatTGAACCCTTTCACCAGCTGTAAATTTATTTTCTCCCTGAATTTTccttctaaacaaatattattcattagatttcgaagtttgtaattaagacaacaACTTGTCTTACACCTAAATTAACTCCTCAGATTCGTCTAATTTTCACCATGCATATGTGACTCATATATAATAATGTTTGGTTAGcgttttcatttaattgagactTCCATAACACCACTCCAAACAATGACTGTAAAAACAGTTATTCCATCATTACCTTcatttttcaaatatggcaaacATAATACTGAAATTATGGAAATTTCTGTAATATAGATTTTGTGAAGAAACACGAAAATGGTTACTTCACAAAACTATATACCTACAAGATATTgagaaaaaatataaaaaaaaatcagaaaattagaatttaaaagaacacaaagagtggatgcgcctgtgccattgcaaacggttTTGAGTCATGTTATTTAAGGTCTATAACCaccggttgctatcgtctcgcggatcccaaccaggtagtctacacctatcaacatggGTCAGcccacttgtcagtgaattcatggacttgtgccatgtcttggtctggccgcctctagcctttttccaacctacttctacaccataaaacatcgcacatcggggcagtcggtggttgggcatacgtaacacatgtctcagtcatctcaactgatgaagttccactacgtcatcaattgatttgccatccttacctagtacccgtttcctgacaactgcattacttactcgatggtcccaggatatacgggCAGtacttcgaagacacctatgatcaaatactagtaacctacggatatcctctactcttaccggccatgtttcactgccataaagtaggacggaacgaactgctgcacagtaaactcgtcctttggttggtagacggatataccgcctacgccataaatggcgcaagttggcaaaagctagtcgagtcttctgtatctgtgctgagatttcgtcacacactaaaccacaaagGCTGATGTGACTCCCAAGACAAGTGGAGTGGTCGACACgcccaactacttcactccctatcattagttcaggtgccGATGCAACCCAATTCCGAAGCAAAATTTTGCATTTTGAAGGGGAGAaccgcatcccgaacatgtttgcattgtttcttacggtggtcagaagactttgcattttatcagcgtcttcatcaaatagaactatgtcaacGGCATAatttaagtcaacaagtgaatctctcggtaaaagttcaacccctggaaatttagatgaggaaagtgttatctctgaaagcacgtcaacgacaaaa comes from Schistosoma haematobium chromosome 3, whole genome shotgun sequence and encodes:
- a CDS encoding hypothetical protein (EggNog:ENOG41037XP~COG:I,T~BUSCO:EOG091G0S0I); this translates as MFSILWIFSYLALLFYLFIILFCITVGLFYVTELVEEYIVTTGKIIRYTIYAEIVLHFILLITDDVPVILVLTGLVCHCFYSSMLKTFPAFHYQSFSFLGSAFMLIIHHLVAFRVFSHNPSPFSYLIAYFTFFLWAVPFLFLISLSANDFVLPQTVEYQLPVESDYLLQSQQKKNDLVSAYFKCKRKSLYTFLAYLREFSIPLRTKKGF